One segment of Nostoc flagelliforme CCNUN1 DNA contains the following:
- a CDS encoding EamA family transporter, producing the protein MKSISQTSNVKIIPYIILFVSILFSISGQLLMKHTMSNTNEGLFNWVFIQNLVLAISVYCLGVVNWILALRSVKLSIAYPLTSLNYVGILFGSYYFFTEEITLTRIAGVLTIFFGILLVVIPLKKST; encoded by the coding sequence ATGAAATCTATCTCGCAAACTTCAAACGTTAAAATAATTCCTTATATTATCCTCTTTGTCAGTATTTTGTTTAGTATTTCTGGGCAATTGCTGATGAAGCATACCATGAGTAATACAAATGAGGGACTATTTAATTGGGTATTTATTCAAAACTTAGTATTAGCTATTAGTGTTTATTGCTTGGGAGTTGTAAATTGGATATTGGCTCTGCGCTCTGTAAAATTGAGTATTGCTTATCCACTGACTAGTTTAAATTATGTCGGGATACTTTTCGGCTCATACTACTTTTTTACTGAAGAAATTACACTAACTCGAATAGCAGGAGTACTCACTATTTTTTTTGGTATTCTTTTAGTAGTTATTCCATTAAAAAAATCTACATAA
- a CDS encoding EamA family transporter has product MNIITWLVLMLVVLFGTTANLSLKYGLYISSPTKGASASIKNLLLSRYFWIWFVCYTFMTILWLYVLRTIPLSQAFPVLGLMYALIPIASHYLLKEQVIFSQWVGISIIITGVVLVVN; this is encoded by the coding sequence ATGAACATCATTACTTGGCTAGTTTTAATGCTTGTGGTTTTATTCGGAACAACAGCTAACCTATCACTAAAGTATGGACTTTACATTTCTAGCCCTACTAAGGGAGCAAGCGCATCTATCAAAAATCTGTTATTATCTCGTTATTTTTGGATTTGGTTTGTTTGCTATACATTTATGACTATATTGTGGCTTTATGTATTGCGGACAATTCCTCTGAGTCAAGCATTTCCAGTTCTAGGATTAATGTATGCACTTATACCGATTGCTTCTCACTATCTTCTAAAAGAGCAGGTTATATTTAGCCAGTGGGTAGGAATTTCTATCATCATAACTGGTGTCGTTCTTGTTGTAAACTAA
- a CDS encoding NAD(P)/FAD-dependent oxidoreductase, translating to MNIGIIGGGITGLVLAQRLSNQGHKVTVFDSNKQLGGLTTYQDYGLFTWDRFYHVILPSDTHLINFLRDIGLGDKLRWHRSLTGFYDNQKFYSISNSIEFLRFPLFGLIGKIRLAFTLLYGSRLNNWRRLEKILVEDWLLKLGGKSTYEKLWKPLLLSKLGENYKRISAVFIWAYIKRLFSARDSSLNKEQLGYVSGGYKTVFDHIEKLVYAAGGDIHTGVAVEYIAPHPEGGMWVEYQGKKEHFDKVIFTGPVNILQQVAAKELVKVSETGETVEYLGVICMVLITRKPLIPYYVVNIADRNVPFTGVIGMSNLVSLQETAGYHMTFLPKYILSTDPLLKQPDEELRQVFFQGIRLMFPGLKADDIVAAHLNRAIKVQPLQVLNYSSLVPKVSTENDDFFVVNTSQLVNDSVNNNAVVRQVDEFLKKSTLLNS from the coding sequence ATGAATATAGGCATCATTGGCGGGGGTATAACTGGGCTGGTATTAGCCCAACGTCTTTCAAATCAAGGACATAAAGTAACTGTATTCGACAGTAATAAGCAGCTTGGTGGACTTACCACTTATCAGGATTATGGGTTGTTTACCTGGGATCGGTTTTATCACGTTATCCTCCCTTCTGATACTCATTTAATAAATTTTCTCAGAGATATTGGTCTTGGAGATAAGCTGCGTTGGCATCGAAGTTTAACAGGCTTTTACGACAATCAAAAGTTTTATTCTATCAGTAACTCTATAGAATTTCTCCGCTTTCCTCTATTTGGACTAATAGGTAAAATAAGATTAGCTTTCACTCTTTTGTATGGTTCGCGCCTTAATAACTGGCGGCGCTTAGAGAAGATATTAGTTGAAGATTGGCTATTGAAACTTGGTGGTAAAAGCACATACGAAAAGCTCTGGAAACCCTTGCTTCTATCCAAATTAGGAGAGAACTATAAGCGAATATCAGCAGTTTTTATCTGGGCTTATATCAAACGGTTATTTTCAGCGCGGGATTCTTCATTAAACAAAGAACAACTTGGTTATGTCTCAGGCGGTTACAAAACTGTTTTTGACCATATAGAAAAATTAGTTTACGCGGCTGGGGGTGATATCCACACAGGGGTTGCGGTGGAATATATTGCACCTCATCCAGAGGGTGGAATGTGGGTAGAATATCAGGGCAAAAAGGAACATTTTGATAAAGTCATCTTTACTGGTCCAGTTAATATTCTGCAACAGGTTGCTGCTAAAGAACTAGTGAAAGTTTCAGAGACAGGTGAAACAGTAGAATACCTGGGCGTAATCTGCATGGTACTTATTACTCGCAAGCCTCTAATTCCTTATTACGTAGTAAATATTGCCGATAGAAATGTTCCCTTTACTGGAGTCATCGGGATGAGTAACCTAGTTTCTTTGCAAGAGACAGCAGGATATCACATGACATTTCTACCAAAATATATCCTTTCCACTGACCCGTTGTTAAAACAGCCAGATGAGGAATTGCGCCAAGTATTTTTCCAGGGTATACGTTTGATGTTCCCAGGACTCAAAGCAGATGATATTGTCGCAGCGCACCTTAATCGAGCTATTAAAGTACAGCCACTACAAGTTTTAAATTATTCAAGCCTTGTTCCAAAAGTGAGTACTGAAAACGATGATTTTTTCGTCGTCAATACCTCACAGTTGGTCAATGATAGCGTCAACAACAACGCAGTCGTCCGCCAGGTCGATGAATTTCTCAAGAAATCAACATTACTGAATTCTTGA
- a CDS encoding glycosyltransferase encodes MSLFVLLPAYNEQESIRPLFKKFQVLQEISNMEIRLILVDDGSKDALLRLQ; translated from the coding sequence ATGAGTCTTTTTGTTCTTTTACCCGCATACAATGAGCAAGAATCAATTCGCCCCTTGTTCAAAAAGTTTCAGGTATTGCAGGAAATCTCTAATATGGAGATACGGCTGATTCTTGTTGATGATGGTAGCAAGGATGCACTGCTCAGACTGCAATAG
- a CDS encoding glycosyltransferase, with translation MSLKLVQHAKNAGLGQAIKTGFTTFLGISKEGDFLAAMDCDNTQPPELLIKMYETMIAGSYDIAIASRYRKGSKVIGLSKFREVMSYGASWLFRIAARVPGVRDYTCGYRLYNRTFVSKLDMYYGESLFTESGFACMIDLLLKAKPLKPKIVEIPMVLRYDEKPSASKMKIIKTITRTLKLLFKNLTSAAPTAANLGKTFNQQETARISLKITNRK, from the coding sequence ATATCACTGAAATTAGTCCAACATGCCAAAAATGCTGGTTTAGGTCAAGCAATTAAAACAGGTTTCACAACTTTCTTAGGAATTTCTAAAGAAGGCGATTTTTTAGCCGCGATGGATTGCGACAACACTCAACCACCAGAACTATTAATCAAAATGTATGAGACGATGATAGCTGGTAGCTATGATATTGCGATCGCATCTAGATATCGAAAAGGCTCCAAAGTCATAGGCTTATCAAAATTTAGAGAGGTGATGAGCTACGGAGCTAGCTGGCTTTTTAGAATTGCAGCCCGTGTACCAGGTGTAAGAGACTACACTTGTGGTTACAGACTGTATAACCGTACTTTCGTCAGCAAACTAGATATGTATTATGGCGAAAGTTTATTCACTGAAAGTGGATTTGCTTGCATGATAGATTTATTGCTGAAAGCCAAACCGCTCAAACCAAAAATCGTAGAAATTCCAATGGTTTTGAGATATGACGAAAAGCCGAGTGCTAGCAAAATGAAAATTATTAAAACTATTACTCGAACCCTAAAGCTATTGTTTAAGAATTTAACATCGGCAGCGCCAACTGCTGCTAATTTAGGTAAAACTTTCAATCAGCAAGAAACAGCAAGAATTTCCTTGAAAATTACAAATCGTAAATAA
- a CDS encoding transposase: MNPSILRNLTSEQWELLSGLIPAPKTAGRKGSVDMQAIVNAILYILCAGCAWRMLPNDFPKWKTVYHYFRQWRKDGTWFEIHSWVTFMGKGKSSRFSKIRNS, encoded by the coding sequence ATGAATCCATCTATCCTGCGTAATCTGACTTCTGAGCAGTGGGAACTACTATCAGGGCTAATTCCTGCGCCAAAAACAGCTGGTCGAAAAGGTAGTGTTGATATGCAGGCGATCGTTAACGCCATCCTCTACATCTTGTGTGCAGGTTGTGCATGGCGAATGCTGCCAAATGACTTTCCCAAGTGGAAAACTGTGTATCATTACTTCCGGCAATGGCGAAAAGATGGAACATGGTTTGAAATTCACTCTTGGGTTACGTTTATGGGTAAGGGTAAGTCAAGTCGCTTCTCCAAAATTCGTAATTCGTAA
- a CDS encoding S-layer homology domain-containing protein, with product MLPCKRPAVFLIWAVLLTSLTACANSPVAKNLEESLAADPKLQSNPVVFGESQSNQPQAQQNESTVQLPPDFPKDIPLYSNAKLQEVTPASGGSENRVSTRWLSSDPSNFIASFYSSQFQTNNWQILQQPTDDAGGAFEARRNDLLLKVSIQPKSVTNATPNQPQTATELLIEYVPNSTATAQSTSTTNPNETTNAVPQPGDSQFIGPVPPANLAAQPPSTANNQATPTPTAESQEFNDLNKAPQEWRQHIQDLAALGVLSIEPEATKSNSTTTTNQFEPGKIVTHREYARWLIAANNAMYASNPAKQIRLASETTQPVFSDVSAKDPDFPAIQGLAEAGLIPSPLSGDSTVVLFRPDAPLTREQLLLWKLPLDTRQALPSANLDAVKQTWGFQDAARIDPKALRAVLADYQNGEQSNIRRMFGYTTLFQPKKPVTRAEAATALSYFGSQGEGVSATEALKLKRSSNNS from the coding sequence GTGCTTCCCTGTAAACGTCCAGCTGTATTTCTAATTTGGGCTGTTCTACTGACTTCGTTAACAGCCTGTGCTAACAGTCCAGTTGCCAAAAACCTTGAGGAATCTTTGGCGGCAGATCCTAAGCTACAAAGCAATCCAGTTGTCTTTGGAGAATCTCAGAGTAACCAACCGCAAGCACAGCAAAACGAATCAACAGTTCAGTTACCACCTGATTTCCCCAAAGATATCCCCCTATATTCCAATGCCAAACTACAGGAAGTTACACCTGCTAGCGGCGGCTCAGAAAACAGAGTCTCAACTCGTTGGTTGAGTTCTGACCCCAGCAACTTTATTGCTAGCTTTTATAGTAGCCAGTTTCAAACAAATAACTGGCAGATTTTGCAACAGCCAACAGATGATGCAGGAGGTGCTTTTGAGGCACGTCGTAACGATTTGCTGTTGAAGGTTTCCATTCAGCCTAAATCAGTTACTAACGCTACACCTAATCAACCCCAAACAGCCACTGAATTACTGATTGAGTACGTACCGAATAGTACAGCAACGGCACAATCTACCTCAACTACAAATCCTAACGAAACTACTAACGCCGTTCCTCAACCAGGAGATTCCCAGTTTATTGGCCCCGTACCACCCGCAAACTTGGCAGCACAGCCACCAAGCACGGCTAATAATCAAGCAACTCCTACACCCACAGCCGAATCTCAGGAATTCAACGATCTGAATAAGGCACCGCAAGAATGGCGGCAACACATCCAAGATTTGGCTGCATTAGGTGTTTTGTCTATAGAACCAGAAGCAACCAAGAGCAACTCTACTACCACAACTAACCAGTTTGAACCCGGTAAAATCGTTACACATCGGGAATATGCTCGTTGGCTAATTGCTGCGAACAATGCTATGTATGCCAGCAATCCAGCTAAACAGATTCGCTTGGCATCAGAAACTACTCAACCAGTTTTTAGCGATGTGTCAGCAAAAGACCCTGATTTTCCAGCAATTCAGGGATTAGCCGAAGCTGGGTTAATTCCCAGTCCTTTGTCTGGAGATTCTACAGTAGTTTTGTTTCGTCCTGATGCACCCCTAACGCGGGAACAGTTGCTGCTGTGGAAATTACCTCTAGATACTCGCCAAGCTTTACCCTCTGCTAACTTAGATGCGGTTAAACAAACCTGGGGTTTCCAAGATGCGGCGCGAATTGACCCCAAGGCATTAAGAGCAGTGTTGGCTGATTACCAGAATGGTGAACAATCTAATATTCGGCGGATGTTTGGTTATACGACTTTGTTTCAACCCAAAAAACCAGTAACTCGTGCTGAGGCTGCTACAGCTTTGTCGTATTTCGGCAGTCAGGGTGAGGGTGTATCGGCTACTGAGGCTTTGAAATTAAAGCGAAGTTCAAATAATTCGTAA
- a CDS encoding histidine kinase, with protein sequence MLKHDYMQVSQDQPIYSEAPLQLLLFVDGRPKSRQQVQRIRAYLKELQAEYSFEVETIDVGQQPYLAEHFKLIATPALIKIHPEPRQVLAGSNIIAQLKNWWPRWQAAVETYLKVQEDLQERIDDNTRATSPKSTIRSVAVSAELIRLSDEIFRLKQEKDNLQEQLQFKDRVIAMLAHDLRNPLTAAAIAIETLQSNYNLETGQFQRLKPSMTAHLLKQARNQTKVIDRMIADLLQVGRGKDTEFPIIPQKVQLGKLCLDVLEELCDRYTAKSQVVEIDIPSDLPYVYADPERIRQVLVNLLDNAIKYTPEGGKISVAGLHRTTQKVQFSIGDTGPGIPVENRDRIFENHFRLQRDEGTEGYGIGLCLCQRIILAHYGQIWVDSAPNNGAWFHFTLPVYPS encoded by the coding sequence GTGCTGAAACACGATTACATGCAAGTTTCCCAGGATCAGCCTATTTATTCTGAGGCTCCACTCCAGCTGCTACTGTTTGTCGATGGACGCCCAAAGTCCCGACAACAAGTGCAGCGAATCCGTGCTTACTTAAAAGAATTGCAGGCTGAGTATAGTTTTGAAGTTGAAACTATCGATGTTGGACAACAACCTTACTTAGCAGAACACTTTAAATTGATAGCAACGCCAGCTTTAATCAAAATCCATCCGGAACCACGACAGGTTTTGGCTGGGAGTAATATCATAGCGCAATTGAAAAACTGGTGGCCTCGCTGGCAAGCTGCTGTAGAGACCTACTTAAAAGTACAGGAAGACTTACAAGAACGTATAGACGACAATACTAGGGCGACATCACCCAAATCCACTATCCGTTCAGTTGCTGTTTCTGCGGAACTAATCCGACTCTCAGACGAGATTTTTCGCTTGAAACAGGAAAAAGATAACCTCCAAGAGCAGCTACAGTTTAAAGACCGGGTGATTGCTATGCTGGCGCACGATCTTCGCAATCCGCTAACTGCCGCCGCGATCGCCATCGAAACTCTCCAATCTAACTACAATTTAGAAACGGGGCAATTCCAGCGCCTCAAGCCATCCATGACGGCGCATTTATTAAAACAAGCCCGCAATCAAACTAAGGTCATTGACCGGATGATTGCTGACCTTTTACAGGTAGGTCGTGGCAAAGATACAGAGTTTCCAATTATACCACAAAAGGTACAGCTAGGGAAACTGTGCTTAGATGTACTAGAAGAATTGTGCGATCGCTACACCGCCAAATCTCAAGTGGTAGAAATAGATATTCCTAGTGACTTACCTTATGTATATGCTGACCCAGAACGCATCCGCCAAGTGCTAGTGAATCTGTTGGATAATGCCATCAAATATACCCCAGAAGGTGGCAAGATTAGCGTTGCCGGATTGCATCGCACCACCCAAAAAGTTCAGTTTAGTATCGGCGATACCGGGCCTGGGATTCCTGTAGAAAATCGCGATCGCATCTTTGAAAATCACTTCCGCCTGCAACGGGATGAAGGTACAGAAGGTTATGGGATTGGTCTTTGTTTATGCCAACGCATCATCCTGGCACATTATGGTCAAATTTGGGTAGATTCTGCTCCCAATAACGGAGCATGGTTCCACTTCACACTACCAGTTTATCCTTCTTAG
- a CDS encoding response regulator has product MSGISPFSVPKQPPLILVADDDKTIRVLLRKAMEQEGYRVVEANDGKQCLDAYETIKPDIVLLDAVMPVMDGFTCCKHLLQIARNNLISALATFDTDSGLNNTVMSKIWERTPILMITCLDDEESVDRAFEAGATDYVTKPIHWPVLRQRLRRLLQQAQVYKQLEAANQALHHLANVDGLTELANRRRFDDYLNTQWINLAQEESPLSMILCDIDYFKFYNDKYGHPAGDVCLQKVGAVLSLKAQKHHDLVARYGGEEFAVIMPYTPASGAVHVAAAIQAGIKDLQIVHDGSAVSQHVTLSMGVATVVPTWESSPSDLIVRADKALYQAKAGGRDRFTSSS; this is encoded by the coding sequence ATGTCAGGCATAAGCCCATTTTCTGTTCCTAAGCAACCACCACTGATTCTAGTAGCTGATGATGACAAGACCATTCGAGTATTGTTGCGTAAAGCTATGGAACAAGAAGGTTATCGAGTGGTCGAAGCCAATGATGGTAAGCAATGTTTAGATGCTTACGAGACTATCAAACCGGATATAGTTTTGCTAGATGCTGTAATGCCTGTGATGGATGGTTTTACCTGCTGTAAGCACTTGCTCCAGATTGCCAGGAATAATTTAATCTCAGCCCTTGCAACCTTTGATACTGACTCGGGACTTAATAATACTGTGATGTCCAAGATATGGGAGCGCACTCCCATATTGATGATCACATGCTTAGATGATGAAGAATCCGTAGACCGTGCTTTTGAAGCAGGGGCGACTGATTATGTCACTAAGCCAATCCACTGGCCTGTATTGCGCCAGAGATTGCGTCGCCTGCTACAGCAAGCGCAAGTATACAAACAGTTAGAGGCGGCAAACCAAGCTTTGCACCACCTCGCCAATGTAGATGGCTTAACTGAGTTGGCAAATCGTCGCCGTTTTGACGATTATCTTAATACTCAGTGGATTAATCTGGCACAAGAGGAATCTCCCCTGTCAATGATTTTGTGTGATATCGACTATTTTAAATTTTATAACGATAAATATGGTCATCCTGCTGGGGATGTCTGTTTACAAAAGGTGGGTGCTGTATTAAGCCTCAAGGCGCAAAAACATCATGATTTAGTAGCACGTTATGGTGGCGAAGAATTTGCTGTGATTATGCCATACACCCCTGCATCTGGCGCAGTTCACGTTGCCGCAGCGATACAAGCGGGAATCAAAGATTTGCAAATTGTTCACGATGGATCTGCGGTGAGTCAGCATGTCACGCTAAGTATGGGCGTGGCTACTGTTGTGCCCACTTGGGAATCCTCACCTTCAGATTTGATTGTGCGGGCAGATAAAGCACTCTACCAAGCAAAGGCCGGGGGACGCGATCGCTTTACCTCAAGTTCTTAG
- a CDS encoding CBS domain-containing protein: MQFSYLPLAWLSNLEQSIVKQQLIVKPDTPLPQILALMKRAIAPMRLSCTAFFRIVLQVEGNSCQA; this comes from the coding sequence ATGCAATTTAGTTATCTGCCGCTTGCTTGGCTCAGTAACCTTGAGCAGTCTATTGTCAAACAACAGTTGATTGTGAAGCCAGACACACCTTTGCCGCAAATCCTGGCATTGATGAAAAGAGCGATCGCCCCCATGCGATTGAGTTGCACAGCCTTTTTCAGGATAGTTCTGCAAGTGGAAGGCAACTCATGTCAGGCATAA
- a CDS encoding chlororespiratory reduction protein 7 — protein MPDSLMYQQDHFVVLETNQPEQFLTQSELLEKLKKTLQQLIIQDLPPDLQKFDTAEAQAQYLLDTTCELDIAPGQYLQWYAVRLEK, from the coding sequence ATGCCAGACTCATTAATGTATCAGCAAGATCACTTTGTTGTTCTAGAAACAAATCAACCAGAACAATTTCTGACACAATCAGAGTTATTAGAAAAGCTCAAAAAAACTCTCCAACAACTTATAATTCAAGATTTGCCGCCTGATTTGCAAAAGTTCGATACTGCGGAAGCTCAAGCACAATATTTACTTGACACCACCTGCGAATTAGATATTGCTCCTGGGCAATATTTGCAGTGGTATGCAGTTCGTTTAGAAAAGTAA
- a CDS encoding DUF2854 domain-containing protein — protein sequence MLRQISLGTLGLTIGGILTIMGFVAYGADNATLNLVGFFYGIPLLLGGLALKANELKPVPFTQTTSPSALILREQQATDTQNKIRKDITRYCYGQDAHLDTTLSFLGLSPSDQERPTVTGLRETEVNGSYALILEFDSPLIPIDVWQKKQEKMTNYFGPGLKVEITQPSENTIELALINTQKESLVTSH from the coding sequence ATGCTACGCCAAATTTCTTTGGGAACACTCGGTTTAACTATCGGCGGCATATTAACCATCATGGGTTTCGTCGCCTATGGTGCTGATAATGCCACATTAAATCTTGTTGGATTTTTTTACGGGATTCCTCTATTGTTGGGAGGGTTGGCGCTGAAAGCTAATGAACTCAAGCCAGTACCCTTTACCCAAACTACGTCACCGTCAGCATTGATATTGCGGGAACAGCAAGCAACTGATACTCAAAATAAAATTCGCAAAGACATCACCCGATATTGTTACGGTCAAGATGCTCATCTAGATACAACACTTTCTTTTCTGGGTTTGAGTCCCTCAGACCAGGAACGACCAACAGTAACAGGCTTGCGAGAAACAGAAGTTAATGGTAGCTATGCCCTAATTTTAGAATTTGATTCACCGCTAATACCAATTGATGTCTGGCAAAAAAAGCAGGAAAAAATGACCAACTATTTTGGCCCTGGATTGAAGGTTGAAATAACGCAGCCATCTGAAAATACAATTGAGCTAGCACTGATCAATACTCAAAAAGAGTCACTAGTCACTAGTCACTAG
- a CDS encoding helix-turn-helix domain-containing protein: MPCQPLTITLSDTDQQALEKLVNRPSTPQQIAQRARIVLKAALGQNNAEIARALDISIKMARHWRHYWVKTTEQSKTVMERLRDRPRPGSPLKFTLEQQVECMAFGVP, translated from the coding sequence ATGCCTTGCCAACCGCTGACAATCACCCTGAGTGATACTGACCAGCAAGCCCTGGAAAAGTTAGTAAATCGACCCAGTACGCCGCAGCAAATTGCACAACGTGCCCGGATTGTGCTAAAAGCCGCGTTGGGACAAAACAATGCCGAAATTGCTCGAGCGCTCGATATAAGTATCAAGATGGCGCGGCACTGGCGACACTATTGGGTTAAGACCACCGAGCAATCCAAGACAGTGATGGAGCGATTGCGCGATCGCCCGCGTCCTGGTTCGCCGTTAAAATTTACCCTAGAACAGCAAGTTGAATGCATGGCTTTCGGCGTGCCGTGA
- a CDS encoding transposase, whose amino-acid sequence MEDISQSYLSAPIRAIQGERTISIDEMTGIQATERVLPSLPMRPGKVECREFEYIRHGTQTLIANFDVTTGQVVVPSIDQTRTEADFLSHCQRLIASDPNASKWHLIMDCLNIHQSESLVKWIADIEGITFDTLGIKGQSGILQSMNTRAQFLTNPQHKVVFHFTPKHCSWLNQVEIWFSILTRKLLSRGSFSSQADLKQQRLEFY is encoded by the coding sequence GTGGAAGACATTAGCCAAAGCTATTTAAGCGCCCCAATACGAGCTATTCAGGGAGAACGCACCATTAGCATTGATGAAATGACCGGTATTCAAGCCACCGAACGCGTACTTCCTAGTTTACCGATGCGACCAGGCAAAGTCGAATGTCGAGAATTTGAATATATTCGGCATGGCACCCAAACCTTAATTGCCAATTTTGATGTTACTACAGGTCAAGTTGTAGTTCCTAGCATTGATCAAACTCGGACTGAAGCCGATTTCTTGTCCCATTGCCAACGCTTAATTGCGTCTGACCCAAATGCCAGCAAGTGGCATTTGATTATGGATTGTCTGAATATCCATCAATCGGAATCCTTAGTCAAATGGATTGCTGACATTGAAGGCATCACCTTTGACACCTTGGGCATTAAAGGCCAGTCTGGCATCCTCCAATCGATGAATACCCGCGCCCAGTTTTTAACCAATCCTCAGCACAAGGTGGTTTTTCATTTCACCCCAAAACACTGCTCTTGGCTTAATCAGGTTGAAATTTGGTTTAGTATTCTCACACGCAAACTCTTGTCTAGAGGTAGTTTTTCTTCTCAAGCGGATCTCAAACAGCAGAGGCTTGAATTTTATTGA
- a CDS encoding response regulator: MLMLSCELSTLRVLVVDDHELTRLTLQLVFSCQENIQVVGLASNGEEAIEMVKSCHPDVIVLDLQMPVMDGWSASSHIKAISPNTQILAYSSVEDVNFQGTKAMSSFDDVCKKDVPTKELIALVRQLGQRAADGSVAG, translated from the coding sequence ATGTTAATGTTATCCTGTGAGCTTTCTACCTTGCGTGTTCTAGTAGTTGATGACCACGAACTGACTCGTTTAACCTTACAATTAGTTTTTTCTTGCCAGGAAAATATTCAAGTAGTAGGTTTAGCCAGTAATGGTGAAGAAGCTATAGAAATGGTTAAAAGTTGCCATCCTGACGTAATTGTTCTAGATTTACAGATGCCAGTCATGGATGGCTGGAGTGCGTCTAGTCACATTAAGGCTATATCTCCGAACACCCAGATCCTTGCTTACTCATCAGTGGAAGACGTAAATTTTCAGGGGACAAAGGCAATGTCTAGCTTTGATGACGTTTGCAAGAAAGATGTACCTACAAAGGAACTTATTGCCTTAGTTAGGCAGCTAGGTCAGCGTGCAGCAGATGGTTCAGTTGCAGGATAA